From a single Drosophila sulfurigaster albostrigata strain 15112-1811.04 chromosome 3, ASM2355843v2, whole genome shotgun sequence genomic region:
- the LOC133842786 gene encoding aquaporin AQPcic — protein sequence MGKFEYSLGLNEFKSKELRLWQALIGEFVGNLILNFFACGACTQPEDGTFKALAFGLGVFMAITIVGHLSGGHVNPAVTVAMLVAGRISVLRAVFYIIFQCLGAIAGTAAVKILLDVDYHNGLGHTSLAQNITELQGLGIEFFLGLVLVLTVFGACDANKPDSRYTAPLAIGMAVTLGHLGTIRYTGASMNPARTVGTAFATDNWSAHWVYWAGPVLGGVAAALLYTQVLEAKELPKNNEAAEKYRTHADERELRKLEGTRDYA from the exons ATGGGCAAATTCGAGTACTCGCTGGGCCTCAATGAGTTCAAGTCAAAAGAGCTGCGATTGTGGCAGGCACTCATTGGCGAATTCGTTGGCAATCTGATACTGAACTTCTTTGCGTGCGGCGCCTGCACACAACCCGAGGATGGCACCTTCAAGGCTCTGGCCTTTGGTCTGGGTGTCTTCATGGCCATCACA ATTGTTGGCCATCTGAGTGGCGGCCACGTGAATCCCGCTGTTACCGTTGCCATGTTGGTAGCAGGTCGGATCAGCGTTCTCCGCGCCGTCTTCTACATCATCTTCCAGTGCCTGGGCGCCATTGCAGGCACTGCGGCTGTGAAG ATTTTACTCGATGTGGACTATCACAATGGTTTGGGTCACACTAGTCTGGCTCAGAACATCACCGAGCTGCAGGGTTTGGGTATTGAATTCTTCCTCGGACTCGTCTTGGTGCTGACCGTGTTTGGTGCCTGCGATGCCAATAAACCGGATTCCCGCTACACAGCTCCGTTGGCCATTGGCATGGCTGTTACTCTGGGTCACTTGGGCACCATTCGTTATACGGGCGCCAGCATGAACCCAGCTCGCACAGTGGGCACTGCTTTCGCCACCGATAACTGGAGTGCTCATTGGGTCTATTGGGCTGGTCCAGTGCTGGGCGGTGTGGCGGCTGCTCTGCTCTACACTCAGGTGCTGGAGGCCAAAGAGTTGCCCAAGAACAACGAAGCAGCTGAAAAATATCGCACACATGCCGACGAACGTGAG CTGCGCAAGTTGGAAGGAACTCGCGACTACGCTTAA